One region of Terricaulis silvestris genomic DNA includes:
- the ccmA gene encoding heme ABC exporter ATP-binding protein CcmA — MSGSGPFQDKLTLRVESLALSRGGRVLFEGLSFAADPGSYVEVRGANGAGKTSLLRTIAGFLKPFAGTLVLQGPEDRQTSLHYVAHANALKPNASVASHARYWAGLFGGAFDADLLARVGLSGLEQREARTLSQGQARRLALSRLLIAPRPLWLLDEPAAALDASGHALVSELIEAHRARGGIVVAAVHEPLGPAPSQTLTVGA, encoded by the coding sequence ATGAGCGGGTCCGGACCTTTCCAAGACAAGCTGACGCTCCGCGTTGAAAGCCTAGCCCTTTCACGCGGCGGGCGCGTGCTGTTCGAGGGACTGAGCTTTGCAGCGGACCCGGGAAGCTATGTCGAAGTGCGGGGCGCGAACGGCGCGGGGAAGACGAGCTTGCTGCGGACAATCGCTGGATTTCTGAAGCCGTTCGCCGGGACGCTTGTGTTGCAGGGGCCCGAGGATCGGCAAACGTCGCTGCACTATGTTGCGCACGCGAATGCGCTGAAGCCGAATGCAAGCGTAGCGTCGCATGCGCGCTATTGGGCTGGGCTATTTGGCGGCGCGTTTGATGCTGATCTATTGGCGCGCGTTGGGTTGAGCGGCTTGGAGCAGCGTGAGGCGCGAACGTTGAGCCAAGGACAGGCGCGGCGGTTGGCGTTGTCGCGTTTGCTGATCGCGCCGCGGCCGCTGTGGTTGCTCGATGAACCTGCGGCGGCGCTGGATGCGTCCGGGCATGCGCTGGTGTCGGAACTGATTGAAGCACATCGCGCGCGTGGCGGGATTGTTGTGGCTGCGGTGCATGAGCCGCTTGGCCCTGCGCCGTCGCAAACACTGACGGTGGGCGCATGA
- a CDS encoding DsbE family thiol:disulfide interchange protein, with amino-acid sequence MNRAFATIPLIALVALVGVAIFLLTREGERNTISEGLIGRPAPTFALTRLEGGELLTSDAMRGRPYVINMFASWCTPCRAEHPQLMALQASGVEIVGVAYKDRAENSARFLTDLGNPYSAVAMDPEGRFGLELGLVGVPETFVIGADGTIRAVYRGPLTAEAIGEAIRPALEAR; translated from the coding sequence GTGAACCGCGCGTTCGCCACCATTCCGCTGATTGCGCTCGTGGCGCTGGTGGGCGTTGCGATTTTTCTGCTTACGCGCGAGGGCGAGCGGAACACGATTTCCGAAGGCTTGATCGGGCGGCCGGCGCCGACGTTTGCGCTGACGCGGCTTGAAGGCGGCGAGTTGCTGACCAGCGATGCAATGCGTGGGCGGCCTTATGTGATCAACATGTTCGCGTCGTGGTGCACGCCGTGCCGTGCCGAGCATCCGCAGCTGATGGCGCTGCAGGCGAGCGGCGTGGAGATCGTGGGCGTCGCCTACAAAGATCGCGCTGAGAATTCGGCGCGCTTTCTGACCGACCTCGGCAATCCGTACAGCGCCGTCGCGATGGATCCGGAGGGGCGGTTCGGGCTGGAGCTTGGGCTCGTCGGCGTCCCGGAGACGTTCGTGATCGGAGCCGATGGGACGATCCGTGCCGTTTATCGTGGGCCGCTGACGGCTGAGGCGATCGGGGAGGCGATCCGCCCGGCGCTCGAGGCGCGTTAA
- the ccmB gene encoding heme exporter protein CcmB — protein sequence MSALGVTFRREIALMWSGGGVLAPLGFFLGATMLVPLAMGPERALLQSAGPPLVWIAAALAVLATLERLFQADLEDGSLDQMLLSHESLEGLVLAKGAALWCAVGLPLSLAAAPAAIALQAPVALVPAIVLSLMLGTAAFIGVGLIGAAVTAGVKRGGVLIALIVLPFFAPPIIFGAAVAGGEQVQGALLVLAGIALGAAALGPIAAAAALRLQAE from the coding sequence ATGAGCGCGTTGGGCGTCACGTTCCGGCGCGAGATTGCGCTGATGTGGAGTGGCGGCGGCGTGTTGGCGCCGTTGGGCTTCTTTCTGGGCGCGACAATGCTGGTGCCGTTGGCGATGGGGCCGGAGCGCGCGTTGTTGCAGAGCGCTGGGCCGCCATTGGTTTGGATTGCGGCGGCGCTGGCGGTGTTGGCGACGTTGGAGCGATTGTTTCAGGCGGATCTGGAAGACGGCTCGCTTGATCAGATGCTGCTCTCGCATGAATCGCTTGAAGGCTTGGTGCTGGCGAAGGGCGCGGCGTTGTGGTGCGCGGTGGGATTGCCGTTGTCGCTCGCGGCTGCGCCGGCGGCGATTGCGTTGCAGGCGCCGGTCGCGCTCGTGCCTGCCATCGTGCTGAGTTTGATGCTGGGGACGGCGGCGTTCATTGGCGTGGGGTTGATCGGTGCAGCGGTAACGGCGGGGGTTAAACGCGGTGGCGTTTTGATTGCGCTGATCGTGCTGCCGTTCTTTGCGCCTCCGATCATCTTTGGCGCGGCGGTCGCGGGCGGTGAACAAGTGCAGGGTGCGTTGCTGGTGCTGGCGGGCATTGCGCTGGGCGCGGCGGCGCTGGGGCCGATCGCTGCGGCTGCGGCATTGCGGCTGCAGGCGGAGTGA
- a CDS encoding heme exporter protein CcmD: MIEGGWPFVWTAYAVTFGALIPLAAIVWLRLAHWAKEARALDAKRGKS, from the coding sequence ATGATCGAAGGCGGTTGGCCTTTTGTGTGGACGGCGTACGCGGTGACGTTCGGTGCGCTCATTCCGTTGGCGGCAATCGTGTGGCTGCGCTTGGCGCATTGGGCCAAGGAAGCGCGAGCGCTTGATGCGAAGCGGGGCAAGTCGTGA
- a CDS encoding MarR family winged helix-turn-helix transcriptional regulator — MARSTSDSESEPYRLATSASHLLHRAEQLAADRFTQLVGEAVTLRQFAVLAAIAEQPGLSQSDLVRATGIDRSTLADLMNRLVKRGLTERKESPSDGRAYSVLLTASGASILHGATQHARAADAAILDLLPRTKRRAFLGTLTKLSKLAEEAAEKAERHARKLAKQRARKEQEAKKKAKAAAAHGPRKQRA, encoded by the coding sequence ATGGCTCGGTCGACGTCGGACTCTGAGTCCGAGCCGTACAGGCTCGCGACCTCGGCCAGCCATTTGCTGCACCGCGCCGAACAGCTCGCCGCCGATCGCTTCACTCAACTTGTAGGCGAAGCCGTCACGCTCCGCCAATTCGCCGTCCTCGCCGCCATCGCCGAGCAGCCGGGCCTGAGCCAAAGCGACCTCGTCCGCGCCACCGGCATCGACCGCTCCACGCTGGCCGATCTGATGAACCGCCTGGTCAAACGCGGCCTCACGGAGCGTAAGGAATCCCCATCCGACGGCCGCGCCTATTCCGTGCTGCTGACGGCATCGGGCGCCTCAATCCTTCACGGCGCCACTCAACACGCCCGCGCCGCCGACGCCGCCATTCTCGATCTGCTCCCGCGCACCAAACGCCGCGCCTTCCTCGGCACGCTGACGAAGCTCTCCAAGCTCGCGGAGGAAGCCGCCGAGAAAGCTGAGCGCCACGCTCGGAAGCTGGCCAAGCAGCGGGCGCGCAAAGAACAAGAAGCGAAAAAGAAGGCAAAGGCTGCCGCCGCGCACGGCCCACGCAAGCAGCGCGCTTAA
- a CDS encoding heme ABC transporter permease, with protein MLSTFANPARFMGFSAWAAPLCAVVAAVLFAVGLPWALVFSPADYQQGETVRIMYVHVPSAWWSMAIYSMIGAASFVSLVWRHALADVAARAAAPIGATFAGLTLISGSLWGAPTWGTWWEWDGRMTSMLVLFVIYLGYIALWSAVEDEEKAGRLAAILALAGCINLPIIHFSVEWWSTLHQGASIIRADGPSIHGSMLVPLLTMIAAFFFLFVALLLMNMRASIYRRRVEAARLRGAA; from the coding sequence ATGCTGAGCACCTTCGCCAACCCGGCCCGCTTCATGGGCTTTTCGGCTTGGGCGGCGCCGTTGTGCGCGGTGGTGGCGGCCGTGTTGTTCGCTGTTGGTTTGCCGTGGGCGCTGGTGTTTTCGCCGGCGGATTACCAGCAGGGCGAGACGGTGCGGATCATGTACGTGCACGTGCCGTCGGCGTGGTGGTCGATGGCGATTTATTCGATGATCGGCGCGGCGAGCTTTGTGAGCTTGGTGTGGCGCCATGCGCTCGCCGATGTCGCGGCGCGCGCGGCGGCGCCGATTGGCGCGACGTTCGCAGGGCTTACGCTCATCTCCGGCTCGCTCTGGGGCGCGCCGACGTGGGGAACGTGGTGGGAATGGGACGGGCGCATGACGTCGATGCTCGTCCTGTTTGTGATTTATCTTGGCTACATCGCGCTTTGGAGCGCGGTGGAGGACGAAGAGAAAGCTGGGCGCTTGGCGGCGATCCTTGCGCTGGCGGGATGCATCAATTTGCCGATCATCCATTTCTCCGTGGAATGGTGGAGCACGCTGCATCAGGGCGCGAGCATCATTCGCGCTGACGGGCCGTCGATCCATGGCTCCATGCTGGTGCCGTTGCTGACGATGATCGCGGCGTTCTTCTTTTTGTTTGTGGCGCTGCTGCTGATGAACATGCGCGCCTCGATCTATCGACGGCGTGTCGAAGCGGCGCGGTTGAGGGGGGCGGCATGA